In the Variovorax sp. S12S4 genome, one interval contains:
- a CDS encoding amidohydrolase family protein, protein MLDLLITNATLPDGRTGMSIAVQGGRIAEVTAGLDAPAHEKLDAQGLLLAPHFIDPHFHMDATLSYGLPRVNESGTLLEGIALWGELKPLLKADALIERALAYCDWAVAKGLLAVRSHVDTSDPSLLAVDALLEVKRQVAPYLDLQLVAFPQDGVLRSAGGVDNLKRALDKGVDVVGGIPHFERTMADGAASVTLLMELAAERGKLVDMHCDESDDPLSRHIETLSAETWRLGMRGRVTGSHCTSMHSMDNYYVSKLLPLIAQSGVSVVSNPLINITLQGRHDTYPKRRGMTRVPELMAAGVNVAFGHDCVMDPWYGMGSGDMLEVAHMGLHVAQMTSHAGIRQCFEAVTTNAARVMHLEGYGIEAGCDASFVLLQARDAVEAIRLRATRLKVFRKGKLLAETPAATAALHLLGREQATSWMIRKP, encoded by the coding sequence ATGCTCGACCTCCTCATCACCAACGCCACCCTCCCCGACGGCCGCACCGGCATGTCGATTGCCGTGCAGGGCGGCCGCATCGCCGAAGTCACAGCGGGCCTGGACGCACCGGCGCACGAAAAGCTGGATGCACAAGGCCTTCTGCTTGCGCCCCACTTCATCGATCCGCATTTCCACATGGACGCCACGCTGAGCTACGGCCTGCCGCGCGTCAACGAAAGCGGCACGCTGCTCGAAGGCATTGCGCTGTGGGGCGAGCTCAAGCCGCTGCTCAAGGCCGATGCGCTGATCGAGCGTGCGCTGGCGTATTGCGACTGGGCAGTGGCCAAGGGCCTGCTGGCCGTGCGATCGCATGTGGACACGAGCGACCCCAGCCTGCTCGCGGTCGACGCGCTGCTCGAGGTCAAGCGCCAGGTCGCGCCGTACCTCGACCTGCAGCTCGTCGCGTTTCCGCAGGACGGCGTGCTGCGCTCGGCCGGCGGTGTCGACAACCTGAAGCGCGCGCTCGACAAGGGTGTGGACGTGGTCGGCGGCATTCCGCATTTCGAGCGCACCATGGCCGATGGCGCGGCCAGCGTCACACTGCTGATGGAGCTTGCGGCCGAGCGCGGCAAGCTGGTCGACATGCATTGCGACGAGTCTGACGATCCGCTCTCGCGCCACATCGAGACGCTGTCCGCCGAAACCTGGCGACTGGGCATGCGGGGCCGCGTGACGGGCTCGCATTGCACGTCGATGCACTCGATGGACAACTACTACGTGAGCAAGCTGCTGCCGCTCATCGCGCAGAGCGGCGTCAGCGTCGTTTCGAACCCGCTGATCAACATCACCCTGCAGGGCCGCCACGACACCTACCCCAAGCGCCGCGGCATGACCCGGGTGCCCGAGCTGATGGCCGCGGGCGTGAACGTCGCCTTCGGCCACGACTGCGTGATGGATCCGTGGTACGGCATGGGTTCGGGCGACATGCTCGAGGTGGCGCACATGGGGTTGCACGTGGCGCAGATGACGAGCCACGCCGGCATCCGCCAATGCTTCGAGGCCGTGACCACGAACGCCGCGCGCGTGATGCACCTTGAAGGCTACGGCATCGAAGCGGGCTGCGACGCGAGCTTTGTGCTGCTGCAGGCGCGCGATGCGGTCGAAGCGATTCGGCTGCGCGCCACCAGGCTCAAGGTGTTCCGCAAGGGAAAGTTGCTGGCGGAAACGCCGGCCGCCACCGCCGCGCTGCACCTTCTGGGCCGCGAGCAGGCCACCAGCTGGATGATTCGCAAGCCCTAG
- a CDS encoding ABC transporter ATP-binding protein, producing MNGTTVLRLQGITKRFGSLVANDAISLDLQAGEVLALLGENGAGKSTLMSILFGHYVADEGSIEAFGAPLPPGNPKAALAAGVGMVHQHFTLADNLSVLDNVMMGTEPLWRVFSRRTAARARLLEVAQRFGLPVQPDAKIGSLSVGERQRVEILKALYRGARILILDEPTAVLTPQESEALFATLAQMVAQGLSVIFISHKLGEVLRVSRRIAVLRGGKLVAEARTADTTQAQLALWMVGHAVEAPQRRPAGSVGDAVCVLDRVSTASAKSGAQDHSSPLREVSLTLRGGEITAIAGVSGNGQVALAELLCGTRRAVSGTALLMGRALPPSPSRLVQRGVARIPEDRHAVGVVGDLPVWENAVSERLRSPVFSRWSVFVRRAAARVHARRIEKAFDVRGAGLMSPARSLSGGNMQKLILGRALLAPEQAEDADNRKYPTRAPRLIVAHQPTWGLDIGAVAYVQQQLIAARDAGAAVLVISDDLDEVLALGDRVAVMHGGHLGEARPASAWTREAIGLAMAGATDASRGKARP from the coding sequence ATGAACGGCACTACTGTTCTCCGCCTGCAAGGCATCACCAAGCGTTTCGGCTCCCTCGTCGCCAACGACGCCATCTCCCTCGACCTGCAGGCCGGCGAAGTGCTCGCGTTGCTCGGCGAGAACGGCGCGGGCAAGTCGACGCTGATGTCCATCCTGTTCGGGCACTACGTGGCCGACGAAGGCAGCATCGAGGCGTTCGGCGCGCCCTTGCCTCCGGGCAACCCCAAGGCGGCGCTGGCGGCGGGCGTGGGCATGGTGCACCAGCACTTCACGCTGGCCGACAACCTGAGCGTGCTCGACAACGTGATGATGGGCACGGAGCCGCTCTGGCGCGTGTTCTCGCGCCGCACCGCGGCTCGCGCCCGGTTGCTCGAAGTGGCACAGCGCTTCGGCCTGCCGGTGCAGCCTGACGCGAAGATCGGCAGCCTCTCCGTCGGCGAACGGCAGCGCGTCGAGATACTGAAGGCGTTGTACCGCGGCGCGCGCATTCTCATCCTGGATGAGCCGACTGCCGTGCTGACGCCGCAGGAAAGCGAAGCCTTGTTCGCCACGCTCGCGCAGATGGTGGCGCAGGGCCTCTCGGTGATCTTCATCAGCCACAAACTGGGCGAGGTGCTGCGGGTATCGCGGCGCATTGCCGTGCTGCGCGGCGGCAAGCTGGTGGCCGAGGCGCGCACTGCCGACACCACTCAGGCGCAACTCGCGTTGTGGATGGTCGGTCATGCGGTCGAAGCGCCGCAGCGGCGGCCCGCCGGATCTGTCGGCGATGCGGTCTGCGTGCTCGACCGTGTGAGCACCGCATCGGCCAAGAGCGGCGCGCAAGACCATTCAAGCCCGCTTCGGGAGGTTTCGCTCACGCTGCGCGGCGGGGAGATCACCGCCATTGCGGGCGTCTCCGGCAACGGACAGGTCGCGTTGGCCGAACTGCTGTGCGGCACACGCCGCGCTGTCTCCGGCACGGCCCTGCTGATGGGCCGCGCGCTGCCGCCCTCGCCCTCTCGTCTGGTGCAGCGCGGGGTGGCACGCATTCCCGAGGACCGGCACGCAGTCGGCGTGGTCGGCGACCTGCCGGTGTGGGAGAACGCGGTGTCGGAGCGACTGCGCAGCCCGGTGTTTTCGCGCTGGTCCGTGTTCGTGCGACGCGCGGCCGCGCGAGTGCATGCGCGGCGCATCGAAAAAGCATTCGACGTGCGCGGCGCCGGCCTGATGTCCCCGGCGCGTTCGCTCTCCGGCGGGAATATGCAGAAATTGATCCTCGGACGCGCATTGCTCGCGCCCGAGCAGGCAGAAGATGCCGACAATAGGAAATACCCGACCCGCGCACCGCGCCTCATCGTCGCGCACCAGCCGACCTGGGGCCTGGACATCGGCGCCGTGGCCTATGTGCAGCAGCAGCTCATTGCCGCGCGCGATGCCGGCGCGGCGGTGCTGGTGATTTCGGACGACCTCGACGAAGTGCTGGCACTCGGCGACCGCGTGGCCGTGATGCACGGCGGCCACCTGGGCGAGGCGCGCCCGGCCTCGGCATGGACACGTGAAGCCATCGGCCTGGCAATGGCCGGCGCGACTGACGCCTCGCGCGGGAAGGCCCGGCCATGA
- a CDS encoding DUF3574 domain-containing protein, with translation MRPIVTRLRLAASAATLAMLAGCSTLPSAPGPSTACTAGFNALERDTLYFGRAIPAGGQVSNAQWTAFLDSVVTPAFPKGLTVIDAAGQWRGESGNVVREPSKLVVLLHSRSADDDAAIARIIDTYRQRFGQEAVLQERQSVCVRF, from the coding sequence ATGCGTCCGATCGTCACCCGCCTGCGCCTGGCAGCTTCGGCCGCAACGCTAGCCATGCTCGCCGGATGCAGCACCCTGCCATCCGCGCCCGGACCCTCCACGGCCTGCACAGCCGGCTTCAACGCTTTGGAACGCGACACCCTGTACTTCGGCCGCGCCATTCCCGCCGGCGGGCAGGTGTCGAACGCGCAGTGGACCGCTTTCCTCGATTCGGTCGTGACGCCGGCCTTTCCGAAAGGCCTCACCGTGATCGATGCCGCGGGGCAGTGGCGCGGCGAATCGGGCAACGTGGTGCGCGAGCCCTCCAAGCTCGTGGTGCTGCTGCACTCGCGTAGCGCCGACGACGATGCCGCCATCGCACGCATCATCGACACCTACAGGCAGCGCTTCGGCCAGGAGGCCGTGCTGCAGGAAAGGCAGTCCGTCTGTGTCCGCTTCTGA
- a CDS encoding ABC transporter permease, which yields MRLERRHETSRAALVLAPIGAVLFTMLVSALLVLWAGAPVGRTYALLLQGGFGSVFAWSETLTRAIPLILTGLAATVAFKARLFNIGAEGQLFAGALAAVAVGGMHGGTGFELQPWLLFPLMMLAAAVAGALLLLGPALMKNKLGVDEVVTTLLINFIVLLGVSALLDGPMKDPTAMGWPQSVSLQPDLELGKLVSQTRVHTGLLWAVSLAVIVWAIFKYTVLGFDIRAVGANARAAEFAGVPVTRTVVMVALLSGALAGLAGAIEVAGRTSYVTLDMSPGYGYTGIVIAMLAGLHPLGVIAAGVFVAGVLVGADTMSRAVGVPTYIADVIVAASLIAVLVATLLTQYRVRRK from the coding sequence ATGCGGCTCGAAAGACGCCACGAAACATCGCGTGCCGCGTTGGTGCTGGCCCCCATCGGCGCGGTGCTGTTCACCATGCTGGTGAGCGCGCTGCTCGTGCTCTGGGCCGGCGCGCCGGTCGGCCGCACCTACGCGCTGCTGCTGCAGGGCGGCTTCGGCTCTGTGTTCGCCTGGAGCGAGACGCTCACGCGCGCGATCCCGCTCATTCTTACCGGCCTGGCCGCGACGGTCGCGTTCAAGGCACGGCTCTTCAACATCGGCGCCGAGGGGCAGCTGTTCGCCGGCGCGCTTGCCGCGGTGGCCGTGGGCGGCATGCACGGCGGCACGGGCTTCGAGCTTCAGCCATGGCTGCTGTTCCCGCTGATGATGCTGGCCGCCGCTGTGGCCGGCGCCCTGCTGCTGCTCGGCCCGGCACTGATGAAGAACAAGCTCGGCGTCGACGAGGTGGTGACCACGCTGCTGATCAACTTCATCGTGCTGCTCGGCGTGTCGGCGCTGCTCGACGGGCCGATGAAGGACCCGACCGCCATGGGGTGGCCGCAGAGCGTGTCGCTGCAGCCCGACCTGGAGCTCGGCAAGCTGGTTTCGCAAACGCGTGTGCACACCGGGCTGCTCTGGGCGGTGTCGCTCGCGGTGATCGTCTGGGCGATCTTCAAGTACACGGTGCTGGGCTTCGACATTCGCGCGGTGGGCGCCAATGCGCGTGCGGCCGAGTTTGCGGGCGTGCCGGTGACGCGCACCGTGGTCATGGTGGCGCTGCTTTCCGGCGCGCTGGCCGGACTGGCCGGCGCCATCGAGGTGGCGGGCCGCACCAGCTATGTCACGCTCGACATGTCGCCGGGCTACGGCTACACCGGCATCGTGATCGCAATGCTGGCCGGGCTGCATCCGCTGGGCGTGATTGCCGCCGGCGTGTTCGTGGCGGGCGTGCTGGTCGGTGCAGACACCATGAGCCGCGCCGTGGGCGTGCCGACCTACATCGCCGACGTGATCGTGGCGGCCTCGCTGATCGCAGTGCTGGTGGCAACGCTGCTGACGCAGTACCGGGTACGGAGGAAATGA
- a CDS encoding GNAT family N-acetyltransferase, which produces MSASEENDHNAVRRLAAVDAAAYRALMLDAYATHPSAFTTTVEERSGLPLGWWEERLGSDAGEASVVYGAFDEAGVLVGAAGLSFEARQRARHKATLFGMAVAASARRAGFGRRLVLAVLAHARAIERLRLVQLTVTEGNSTAQALYERCGFQIFGVEPLAIAVDGALLAKVHMWCDLRASPA; this is translated from the coding sequence GTGTCCGCTTCTGAAGAAAACGACCACAACGCCGTTCGCCGCCTGGCGGCGGTCGATGCTGCGGCCTACCGCGCCTTGATGCTCGACGCCTATGCCACGCACCCCAGCGCCTTTACCACGACGGTGGAAGAGCGCTCTGGCCTGCCGCTTGGGTGGTGGGAAGAACGGCTGGGTTCGGATGCAGGCGAGGCCAGCGTGGTCTATGGCGCCTTCGACGAGGCGGGCGTGCTGGTGGGCGCGGCGGGCTTGAGCTTCGAAGCGCGGCAGCGTGCCCGCCACAAGGCCACGCTCTTCGGCATGGCCGTGGCGGCGTCCGCGCGCCGCGCCGGCTTCGGCCGGCGGCTGGTGCTTGCGGTGCTGGCGCATGCGCGCGCAATCGAAAGGCTGCGGCTGGTTCAGCTCACCGTCACCGAGGGCAACAGCACCGCGCAAGCCCTCTACGAGCGCTGCGGGTTCCAGATTTTCGGCGTGGAGCCGCTGGCCATTGCGGTCGATGGCGCCTTGCTGGCCAAGGTGCACATGTGGTGCGACCTCAGGGCCTCGCCTGCGTAG
- a CDS encoding 5'-methylthioadenosine/S-adenosylhomocysteine nucleosidase, translating into MRWRSLLAAGVLAIGLAGCAGVYKPGGATASGIRLDDTPRIAVISAFEPELKLLLSRLEGPARHSVNGVEFTTGTLEGKPVVLFLSGISMTNATMNTQLVLDRFRVTSIVFSGIAGGVNPSLHVGDVTVPAQWGQYLEVLMARETAPGKFTAPPFIKDATLPNFGMMHPRPVEVRSAAKPGIERKFWFEADPKMLEVARSIRNVDLANCSAGKCLARKPQLVVGGNGVSGQAFMDNKAYREYTFKTFQANVLDMETAAVGMVAYSNGVPYIAFRSLSDLAGGGEGANEMGTFMGIAADNSAKVMLAFLAAWK; encoded by the coding sequence ATGCGCTGGCGTTCTCTTCTTGCGGCCGGCGTGCTGGCCATCGGTCTTGCGGGCTGCGCCGGTGTCTACAAGCCCGGCGGTGCCACCGCCAGCGGCATCCGGCTGGACGACACGCCGCGCATCGCGGTGATCTCGGCCTTCGAGCCTGAGCTCAAGCTGTTGCTGAGCCGACTGGAGGGGCCGGCCAGGCACAGCGTCAACGGCGTCGAGTTCACCACCGGCACGCTGGAAGGCAAGCCCGTGGTGCTGTTCCTCTCGGGCATCAGCATGACCAATGCGACGATGAACACGCAGCTGGTGCTCGACCGCTTTCGGGTGACCAGCATCGTGTTCAGCGGCATTGCGGGTGGGGTGAACCCATCGCTGCATGTCGGCGACGTCACGGTGCCCGCCCAGTGGGGCCAGTACCTTGAGGTGCTGATGGCGCGCGAAACCGCGCCGGGCAAGTTCACCGCGCCGCCGTTCATCAAGGATGCCACGCTGCCCAACTTCGGCATGATGCATCCGCGTCCGGTAGAGGTGCGCTCGGCTGCAAAGCCGGGCATCGAGCGCAAGTTCTGGTTCGAAGCCGATCCGAAGATGCTCGAGGTGGCGCGCAGCATCCGCAACGTCGACCTGGCGAACTGCAGTGCCGGCAAGTGCCTGGCGCGCAAGCCCCAGCTCGTCGTGGGCGGCAATGGTGTTTCGGGCCAGGCCTTCATGGACAACAAGGCCTACCGCGAGTACACCTTCAAGACCTTCCAGGCCAACGTGCTCGACATGGAAACCGCGGCCGTGGGCATGGTGGCCTACAGCAATGGCGTGCCGTACATCGCCTTCCGCTCGCTCAGCGACCTGGCCGGCGGCGGCGAAGGCGCGAACGAAATGGGCACCTTCATGGGCATTGCGGCCGACAACTCGGCCAAGGTCATGCTGGCGTTCCTGGCTGCATGGAAGTGA
- a CDS encoding BMP family protein, translated as MTARRQLIIRSAAIAAALAAGAPGLALAQAKLKVAAVYTVPFEQQWVGRIHKALKAAEARGEIEYKATENVSNADYERVMREYATGGNQLILGEVFGVEAAARKVAKDFPKVAFLMGSSLKPQAPNFSVFDNYIQEPAYLSGMVAGGMTKSNRIGMVGGFPIPEVNRLMNAFMVGAKETNPKVEFSVSFINSWFDPPKAKEAAFAMIDKGADVMYAERFGVSDAAKEKGKLAIGNVIDTQAQYPDTVVASALWNFEPSADRAIKLVKEGKFAAEDYGVYSTMKHKGSELAPLGTFEKKVPADIVAKVKAKQADILAGKVTIKVDDSQPKSTAK; from the coding sequence GTGACAGCACGCCGTCAGTTGATCATTCGTTCCGCCGCCATTGCCGCGGCCCTTGCGGCGGGCGCACCCGGCCTTGCGCTGGCGCAGGCCAAGCTCAAGGTGGCGGCGGTGTACACCGTGCCCTTCGAGCAGCAATGGGTGGGCCGCATCCACAAGGCGCTCAAGGCTGCCGAGGCGCGCGGCGAGATCGAATACAAGGCGACCGAGAACGTCAGCAATGCCGACTACGAGCGCGTGATGCGCGAGTACGCCACGGGCGGCAACCAGCTGATCCTAGGTGAAGTGTTCGGCGTGGAAGCGGCGGCACGCAAGGTGGCCAAGGACTTTCCGAAGGTCGCCTTCCTGATGGGCTCGTCGCTCAAGCCGCAGGCGCCCAACTTCAGCGTGTTCGACAACTACATCCAGGAGCCGGCGTACCTGAGCGGCATGGTGGCCGGCGGCATGACCAAGAGCAACCGCATCGGCATGGTCGGCGGCTTTCCGATTCCCGAGGTGAACCGGCTCATGAACGCGTTCATGGTCGGCGCGAAGGAAACCAACCCCAAGGTCGAGTTCAGCGTGAGCTTCATCAACAGCTGGTTCGATCCGCCGAAGGCCAAGGAAGCGGCTTTCGCGATGATCGACAAGGGTGCGGACGTGATGTACGCCGAGCGCTTCGGCGTCTCCGACGCGGCCAAGGAAAAAGGCAAGCTCGCCATCGGCAATGTGATCGACACGCAGGCGCAGTACCCCGACACGGTGGTTGCCTCGGCCCTGTGGAACTTCGAGCCCTCGGCCGACCGCGCAATCAAGCTCGTGAAGGAAGGCAAGTTTGCCGCCGAGGACTACGGCGTTTACTCGACCATGAAACACAAGGGCTCCGAGCTCGCGCCACTCGGCACTTTCGAGAAGAAGGTTCCGGCCGACATCGTCGCCAAGGTCAAGGCCAAGCAAGCTGACATCCTGGCGGGCAAGGTCACCATCAAGGTCGACGACTCCCAGCCCAAATCGACCGCCAAGTGA
- the sbcB gene encoding exodeoxyribonuclease I: protein MNHTFLWHDYETFGAVPRRDRPSQFAAIRTDAELNEIGEPLMIYCKPAPDYLPSPEACLITGITPQVCLERGIPEHAFAAQIEKAFSQPGTIGVGYNTIRFDDEVTRFLFWRNLIDPYAREWQNDCGRWDLLDVVRLTYALRPDGIEWPKKEDGKPSFKLEDLARANGLLHESAHDALSDVRATIALARLIRERRPKLFEFAFGLHKKDRVASELGLPAMRETAKPFLHISGMFPVERGCLSVMWPLASHPTNKNELLAWDLAHDPSELRDIDVETLRLRLFTRTADLPEGVVRLPLKGIHLNKSPMVVGNLRTLAPAMAERWNVDLDAAMRHAAIARDLPDMSAIWSQVYARPKEATPDVDEDLYGGFVGNADRRRLNQLRALSPEELAKDRTGFDDGRLEEILFRYRARNWPELLSPEETERWEALRVARLFKGEGGARTIEMLFSEVDALSETADERGEEILGALYEYAEAIAPEA from the coding sequence ATGAACCACACCTTTCTCTGGCACGACTACGAAACCTTCGGCGCCGTGCCGCGCCGCGACCGGCCTTCGCAATTCGCCGCCATTCGCACCGACGCGGAGCTGAACGAGATCGGCGAGCCGCTGATGATCTATTGCAAGCCGGCGCCCGACTACCTGCCCAGCCCTGAGGCCTGCCTGATCACCGGCATCACGCCGCAGGTCTGCCTGGAGCGCGGCATTCCAGAGCATGCCTTCGCCGCGCAGATCGAGAAGGCCTTCTCTCAGCCCGGCACCATCGGCGTGGGCTACAACACCATCCGCTTCGACGACGAGGTCACGCGCTTTTTGTTCTGGCGCAATCTCATCGACCCCTATGCGCGCGAATGGCAGAACGACTGCGGCCGGTGGGACCTGCTCGACGTGGTGCGCCTGACCTACGCGCTGCGGCCCGACGGCATCGAGTGGCCGAAGAAGGAAGACGGCAAGCCCAGCTTCAAGCTCGAGGACCTAGCGCGCGCCAACGGATTGCTGCATGAATCTGCGCACGATGCGCTTTCCGACGTGCGCGCCACCATCGCGCTGGCCCGGCTGATTCGCGAGCGCCGGCCCAAGCTCTTCGAATTCGCCTTCGGCCTGCACAAGAAGGACCGCGTGGCCAGCGAACTCGGTCTGCCGGCCATGCGGGAAACGGCCAAGCCTTTCCTGCACATTTCGGGCATGTTCCCGGTCGAGCGCGGGTGCCTCAGCGTGATGTGGCCGCTTGCGAGTCACCCGACGAACAAGAACGAACTCCTCGCCTGGGATCTGGCGCACGACCCGAGCGAGCTGCGCGACATCGACGTGGAGACCCTGCGCCTGCGCCTTTTCACGCGCACCGCAGACCTGCCCGAAGGCGTGGTCCGCCTGCCGCTGAAGGGCATTCACCTCAACAAGTCGCCGATGGTCGTCGGCAACCTGCGCACGCTGGCGCCCGCCATGGCCGAGCGCTGGAACGTCGATCTCGACGCGGCCATGCGGCACGCGGCCATCGCACGCGACCTGCCCGACATGAGCGCCATCTGGTCGCAGGTGTACGCCCGCCCCAAGGAGGCCACGCCGGATGTGGACGAAGACCTGTATGGCGGCTTCGTCGGCAATGCGGACAGGCGCCGGCTGAACCAGCTGCGCGCGCTGTCGCCCGAGGAACTCGCGAAGGACCGTACCGGTTTTGACGATGGCCGCCTCGAGGAAATCCTCTTCCGCTACCGGGCGCGCAATTGGCCGGAGCTTCTCAGCCCCGAGGAAACCGAACGCTGGGAGGCGCTGCGCGTCGCGCGGCTCTTCAAGGGCGAGGGCGGGGCGCGCACTATCGAAATGCTGTTCAGCGAAGTCGATGCGCTGTCTGAAACGGCGGACGAGCGCGGCGAAGAAATTCTTGGTGCGCTGTACGAGTACGCCGAGGCCATCGCGCCGGAAGCCTGA
- the cls gene encoding cardiolipin synthase: protein MILPELSQEWKTGLSLAWSGYIAVLSVWIVMQKRAPVSTMSWILSLALLPFAGFVIYYFLGPQRLRKQRVKRLRSRAKAHTQGELARLRDAAQNAPPALQQMARLGTAACGLPVSSATGVELLSGGARTFDAIFDAVREAQDHIHLEYYIFEPDKIGTALRDLLVERARQGVAVRLLLDALGSKRIGRKFMAPLVAAGVEVALFHDTRIGRRLRPVTNYRTHRKIVVCDGRVGFTGGVNITDEEDKRTRPDAYHDVHLRIEGSAVRWLQTTFLEDWAYATGEDLRNMDHLMGAMLPQVEAGDIPVQIVTSGPDNMLEPIHRMHVEAIHSASERAWLTTPYFVPGEPAMMALTSAALRGVDVRLLVPRRSDSAIVSAAARSYFDELIAAGVKVWEYKARMLHSKTLVVDDHCAMIGTANFDNRSFRLNFEVSAVVYGPELARPLAAQFETDLHSSGAVRANRPQSFWRRLGDAIARLFSPLL from the coding sequence TTGATCCTCCCCGAGCTCAGTCAGGAATGGAAAACCGGCCTCTCTTTGGCCTGGAGCGGCTATATCGCCGTGCTGTCGGTCTGGATCGTGATGCAGAAGCGCGCGCCGGTGTCCACGATGAGCTGGATCCTGTCGCTGGCGCTGTTGCCGTTTGCGGGCTTCGTCATCTATTACTTCCTGGGGCCGCAGCGCTTGCGCAAGCAGCGCGTCAAGCGCCTGCGCAGCCGTGCTAAGGCTCATACGCAGGGCGAGCTGGCGCGGCTGCGAGACGCCGCACAGAATGCGCCGCCGGCGCTGCAGCAGATGGCGAGGCTGGGTACCGCAGCTTGCGGGCTGCCGGTTTCCAGCGCCACGGGCGTCGAGCTGCTTTCGGGCGGCGCGCGCACCTTCGACGCCATCTTCGATGCGGTGCGCGAAGCGCAAGACCACATCCACCTCGAGTACTACATCTTCGAGCCTGACAAGATCGGCACTGCGCTGCGCGACCTCTTGGTAGAACGCGCCCGGCAGGGCGTGGCGGTGCGCCTTCTGCTGGACGCGCTGGGTTCCAAGCGCATTGGCCGCAAGTTCATGGCGCCGCTTGTTGCCGCGGGCGTGGAGGTTGCGCTATTCCATGACACGCGCATCGGCCGGCGCCTTCGGCCGGTAACCAACTACCGCACTCACCGCAAGATCGTGGTGTGCGACGGTCGCGTGGGCTTTACCGGCGGCGTCAACATCACCGACGAGGAAGACAAGCGCACGCGGCCCGACGCCTACCACGACGTGCACCTGCGCATCGAGGGCAGCGCGGTACGCTGGCTCCAGACCACCTTTCTCGAAGACTGGGCCTACGCCACCGGCGAAGACCTCCGCAACATGGACCACCTGATGGGCGCCATGCTGCCGCAGGTGGAGGCGGGCGACATTCCTGTGCAAATTGTGACCAGCGGCCCCGACAACATGCTCGAGCCCATCCACCGCATGCATGTGGAGGCCATTCATTCGGCCAGCGAACGCGCCTGGCTCACCACCCCGTACTTCGTGCCCGGCGAGCCCGCGATGATGGCGCTCACCAGCGCGGCGCTGCGCGGCGTCGACGTGCGCCTGCTGGTGCCTCGCCGCAGCGATTCGGCCATTGTGAGCGCCGCCGCGCGCTCCTATTTCGACGAACTGATTGCGGCCGGCGTGAAGGTGTGGGAGTACAAGGCGCGCATGCTGCACTCCAAGACCTTGGTGGTCGACGACCATTGCGCGATGATCGGTACCGCAAATTTCGACAACCGCAGCTTCAGGCTCAATTTCGAGGTGAGCGCAGTGGTCTACGGGCCCGAGCTGGCGCGCCCCTTGGCGGCGCAGTTCGAAACCGACCTCCACAGTTCCGGCGCGGTGCGCGCCAACCGCCCGCAGAGTTTCTGGCGCCGCCTTGGCGACGCGATTGCACGATTGTTTTCTCCCCTGCTCTGA